One genomic segment of Intestinimonas butyriciproducens includes these proteins:
- a CDS encoding glycogen/starch/alpha-glucan phosphorylase: protein MAKKYTKKELEQQIIGKLRRNFGREVEEATPVHMFRACALVLRDIMSARELETESRIRDSHARQVHYLSLEFLMGRSLEKNAYNLGVLPQLKEAVEGLGFSAPDLFEVEPDAGLGNGGLGRLAACYLESMTTLEIPATGYSICYELGLFKQKIVDGQQVELPDNWLDVADCWLIPKVDETERVHFGGEVRDIWGEDGSHRVAYVGGSDVLAVPKDMEIAGYGTEHVNVLRLWDAKSPTPLDMSLFSRGEYLKAVEQQAMAESIAKILYPEDNHYEGKSLRLKQQYFFVSATVQCICRQHKAEYGTLRNFHQKHVIQINDTHPTLVIPELMRILLDEEGYGWDEAWHIVTHTVAYTNHTIMVEALERWPQQLIETLLPRVWQILVEISNRYQAHLNEYFHGDQSKVRDLAVIWGGEVRMANLCVCACFAVNGVSALHSDILKRETFHDVYVQTPEKFKNVTNGIDHRRWLSEINPKLDALIRECAGGDSYLLQPEKLVQLERYKEDASVLNRLAEIKAENKRSFAGYVARESGVLLNTDAIFDVQVKRLHEYKRQLLNVMHITYLYQRLKADPHFEFTPRVYLFGAKAAPGYSVAKEIIHLINSLAATVNADPACKDRLQVVFLENYRVSLAEKLMPASELSEQISTAGKEASGTGNMKFMMNGALTIGTLDGANVEMHQQVGDENIFLFGLKANEVAEKKAKGYRSYEYYMHDEFLKAVIDQITRGFDDGVGYADVTNRLLFGKGGPADEYMLLADFESYREAQERAGRTYRDPGRWNRMALVNIARSGIFAADRSIREYARNIWDVPAKKL, encoded by the coding sequence ATGGCGAAGAAATACACCAAAAAAGAGCTGGAGCAGCAGATTATCGGCAAGCTGCGCCGGAATTTCGGCCGGGAAGTGGAAGAGGCCACCCCTGTCCACATGTTCCGGGCATGCGCCCTGGTGCTCCGGGATATTATGTCCGCCCGGGAGCTGGAGACCGAGAGCCGCATCCGGGACAGCCACGCCCGCCAGGTCCACTACCTCTCCCTGGAGTTTCTCATGGGCCGCTCCCTGGAGAAGAACGCCTATAACCTGGGGGTCCTCCCCCAGTTGAAGGAGGCCGTCGAGGGCCTGGGCTTCTCCGCCCCCGACCTCTTTGAGGTGGAGCCCGACGCGGGTCTGGGCAACGGCGGCCTGGGCCGCCTGGCCGCCTGCTATCTGGAGTCCATGACCACCCTGGAGATCCCCGCTACCGGCTACTCCATCTGCTATGAGCTGGGCCTCTTCAAACAGAAGATCGTGGACGGCCAACAGGTGGAGCTTCCGGACAACTGGCTGGACGTGGCCGACTGCTGGCTGATCCCCAAGGTGGATGAGACCGAGCGGGTCCACTTCGGCGGCGAGGTCAGGGACATCTGGGGCGAGGACGGCAGCCACCGGGTCGCCTATGTGGGGGGCAGCGATGTGCTGGCCGTGCCCAAGGATATGGAGATCGCGGGCTACGGCACCGAGCATGTCAACGTCCTCCGGCTGTGGGACGCCAAGAGCCCCACGCCGCTGGACATGTCCCTCTTCTCCCGGGGAGAATACCTCAAGGCGGTGGAGCAGCAGGCCATGGCGGAGTCCATTGCCAAGATCCTCTATCCCGAGGACAACCACTATGAGGGCAAGTCCCTGCGCCTGAAGCAGCAGTATTTCTTCGTCTCCGCCACGGTCCAGTGCATCTGCCGCCAGCACAAGGCGGAGTACGGCACCCTGCGGAATTTCCATCAGAAGCACGTCATCCAGATCAACGACACCCATCCCACGCTGGTCATCCCCGAGCTCATGCGCATCCTTCTGGACGAGGAGGGGTATGGCTGGGATGAGGCGTGGCACATCGTCACCCATACTGTTGCCTATACCAACCATACCATCATGGTGGAGGCCCTGGAGCGCTGGCCGCAGCAGCTCATAGAGACCCTGCTGCCCCGGGTGTGGCAGATCCTGGTGGAGATCAGCAACCGCTATCAGGCGCATCTCAACGAGTACTTCCACGGCGACCAGTCCAAGGTGCGGGATCTGGCCGTCATCTGGGGCGGAGAGGTGCGCATGGCCAACCTCTGTGTGTGCGCCTGCTTCGCGGTGAACGGCGTATCCGCGCTCCACTCGGATATCCTCAAGCGGGAGACCTTCCATGATGTCTATGTCCAGACGCCTGAAAAGTTCAAGAACGTGACGAACGGCATCGACCACCGCCGCTGGCTCAGCGAGATCAATCCCAAGCTGGACGCGCTGATCCGGGAGTGCGCCGGCGGGGACTCCTATCTGCTCCAGCCGGAAAAGCTTGTCCAACTGGAGAGATATAAAGAGGATGCCAGCGTGCTCAATCGCCTGGCTGAGATCAAGGCGGAGAACAAGCGCAGCTTTGCCGGCTATGTGGCCCGGGAGTCGGGGGTCCTGCTGAATACCGACGCCATATTCGACGTGCAGGTGAAGCGCCTGCATGAGTACAAGCGCCAGCTCCTCAATGTCATGCACATCACCTATCTCTATCAGCGGCTCAAGGCCGATCCCCACTTCGAGTTTACCCCCAGGGTCTATCTCTTCGGGGCCAAGGCGGCGCCGGGCTACTCCGTGGCCAAGGAGATCATCCACCTCATCAACTCCCTTGCCGCCACCGTGAACGCCGACCCGGCCTGCAAGGACCGGCTCCAGGTGGTGTTTTTGGAGAACTACCGGGTTTCCCTGGCGGAAAAGCTCATGCCCGCCAGCGAGCTCTCCGAGCAGATCTCCACCGCCGGCAAGGAGGCATCCGGCACCGGCAACATGAAGTTCATGATGAACGGCGCCCTGACCATCGGCACGCTGGACGGCGCCAATGTGGAGATGCACCAGCAGGTGGGGGACGAGAATATCTTCCTCTTCGGGCTCAAGGCCAACGAGGTGGCGGAGAAAAAGGCCAAGGGCTACCGCTCCTATGAGTACTACATGCACGATGAGTTTCTCAAGGCGGTCATCGACCAGATTACCCGCGGCTTTGACGACGGGGTGGGCTATGCCGACGTCACCAACCGCCTCCTCTTCGGAAAGGGGGGGCCCGCCGACGAGTATATGCTCCTGGCGGACTTCGAGAGCTACCGGGAGGCCCAGGAGCGGGCGGGCCGCACCTACCGGGACCCCGGCCGGTGGAACCGGATGGCGCTGGTGAACATCGCCCGGTCCGGCATCTTTGCCGCGGACCGCAGCATCCGGGAGTACGCCCGGAACATCTGGGACGTACCCGCCAAAAAGCTGTAA
- a CDS encoding helix-turn-helix domain-containing protein, which yields MTVGEKIQELLDWGGKNQKELAELSGVSQSAISDYIRNIRIPSIEAAQKIADALDVSLWVLLNGEALPVTTLDMTEKERRLIGEYRRLTGSEREAVDHVIQVYNERKKERTGG from the coding sequence ATGACCGTGGGAGAAAAGATTCAAGAACTCCTGGACTGGGGCGGCAAAAATCAAAAAGAACTCGCAGAGCTGTCAGGCGTCTCCCAGAGCGCAATCAGCGATTATATTAGGAATATACGAATTCCATCTATTGAGGCGGCGCAGAAGATCGCCGATGCGCTGGACGTATCCCTGTGGGTACTGCTCAACGGCGAGGCCCTTCCGGTGACGACCCTGGATATGACGGAGAAGGAGCGGAGGCTGATTGGCGAGTACCGCCGCCTTACAGGGAGCGAACGGGAGGCAGTAGACCATGTGATCCAGGTCTACAATGAGAGAAAAAAGGAGAGGACCGGTGGATGA
- a CDS encoding AbrB/MazE/SpoVT family DNA-binding domain-containing protein, giving the protein MKSTGIVRRVDELGRIVLPMELRKSMEIGEKAPLEIYVEGNSIILKKHQCTCIFCGETEDLRSFQDKYICPACLEKLHAL; this is encoded by the coding sequence ATGAAATCAACTGGTATTGTACGCAGAGTAGACGAGCTGGGACGTATTGTGCTTCCCATGGAGCTGCGCAAATCCATGGAGATTGGTGAAAAGGCTCCCTTGGAAATCTACGTGGAGGGGAACTCCATCATTCTGAAAAAGCATCAGTGCACCTGTATTTTCTGCGGAGAGACGGAGGACCTGCGCTCCTTTCAGGACAAGTACATCTGTCCCGCCTGCCTGGAGAAGCTCCACGCCCTGTAA
- the glgA gene encoding glycogen synthase GlgA — protein MNILFASSEVAPFIKTGGLADVAGSLPKKLAEMGHDVKVILPLYEGVAQQYREKMKLLCHWNCRVAWRTPYCGILELREDNISYLFVDNEYYFKRAEVYGHYDDGERFTFFSRAVVETPAHLDWHPDVIHCNDWQTALVPIYLLEERERVWQLRGSKSVFTIHNIEYQGRYGDQVLEDLLGLNRGYMNEHMLAYHGDVNLMKGAIYAADYVTTVSPTYAEELQYPFYAHGLEGVVADNRWKLQGILNGLDADLYDPSNGAGLAAAFTPDDLGGKAACKAALQRAVGLREDPNVPIIACVSRLVRHKGFELVASAIPEIMNMDVQMVVLGTGEWNFEEAFRHAEAQYPSRFSARIQYSAALSTAIYGGADLFLMPSVSEPCGLSQMIAMRYGTVPVVRETGGLKDTVVPHGVFGDNGFTFADINAHDMVWVLGEAVDLYYNDKSAWRGLQHNGMTRDFSWNEPAREYEGVYYQITGIPRPEAEFHAPAGAPAPTEVPIPDEAPVAEEHPAPALAEEPVPEVPAAPAEEPPAAPVKRPAVRKAATRKSASSGGAKKASSGAGTAGTKKPAARKKKETPAD, from the coding sequence ATGAATATTCTGTTCGCCTCTTCCGAGGTAGCCCCTTTTATCAAGACCGGCGGCCTGGCCGATGTGGCCGGCTCCCTGCCCAAAAAGCTGGCCGAAATGGGACACGACGTAAAGGTGATCCTCCCGCTCTATGAGGGCGTGGCGCAGCAGTACCGGGAGAAAATGAAGCTCCTGTGCCACTGGAACTGCCGGGTGGCCTGGCGGACGCCCTACTGCGGCATCCTGGAGCTGCGGGAGGACAACATCTCCTACCTCTTCGTGGACAACGAATATTATTTCAAACGCGCCGAGGTCTACGGCCACTATGACGACGGCGAGCGGTTCACCTTTTTCTCCCGTGCCGTCGTCGAGACGCCGGCCCACCTGGACTGGCACCCGGACGTCATCCACTGCAACGACTGGCAGACCGCTCTGGTGCCCATCTACCTCCTGGAGGAGCGGGAACGGGTCTGGCAGTTGCGGGGAAGCAAGAGCGTGTTCACCATCCACAATATCGAGTACCAGGGGCGTTACGGCGACCAGGTGCTGGAGGACCTGCTGGGTTTGAACCGCGGGTATATGAATGAGCATATGCTGGCCTATCACGGGGACGTGAATCTGATGAAAGGGGCCATTTATGCCGCCGACTATGTGACCACGGTCTCCCCCACCTATGCCGAGGAGCTCCAGTATCCCTTCTATGCCCACGGCCTGGAGGGCGTGGTGGCCGACAACCGCTGGAAGCTGCAGGGCATCCTCAACGGCCTGGACGCGGACCTCTACGACCCCTCCAACGGTGCCGGGCTGGCCGCGGCCTTCACGCCCGACGATCTGGGTGGGAAGGCCGCCTGCAAGGCCGCGCTGCAGCGGGCGGTGGGGCTGCGTGAGGACCCCAATGTGCCCATCATCGCCTGCGTCTCCCGCCTGGTCCGGCACAAGGGCTTCGAACTGGTGGCCTCCGCCATCCCAGAGATCATGAATATGGATGTGCAGATGGTGGTGCTGGGTACCGGCGAATGGAATTTTGAGGAGGCGTTCCGCCATGCGGAGGCCCAGTATCCCAGCCGCTTCTCTGCCCGCATCCAGTATTCCGCCGCTCTCAGCACCGCCATTTACGGCGGCGCGGATCTGTTCCTCATGCCCTCCGTCTCCGAGCCCTGCGGCCTCTCCCAGATGATCGCCATGCGGTACGGCACCGTACCGGTGGTCCGGGAGACCGGAGGACTCAAGGATACGGTGGTCCCCCACGGGGTATTTGGGGACAACGGCTTTACCTTTGCCGACATCAACGCCCACGACATGGTGTGGGTGCTGGGGGAGGCGGTGGACCTCTATTACAACGATAAGAGCGCTTGGCGGGGCCTCCAGCATAACGGCATGACCCGGGACTTTAGCTGGAACGAGCCCGCCCGGGAGTACGAGGGCGTGTACTACCAGATCACCGGGATTCCGCGCCCGGAGGCAGAGTTCCACGCCCCCGCCGGGGCGCCTGCACCGACGGAGGTCCCCATTCCCGACGAGGCGCCTGTGGCGGAGGAGCATCCCGCGCCCGCGCTCGCGGAAGAGCCTGTGCCGGAGGTGCCCGCTGCGCCCGCGGAGGAGCCCCCCGCCGCGCCTGTGAAGAGGCCCGCGGTCAGGAAGGCGGCGACCAGGAAGTCTGCCTCCTCCGGCGGCGCGAAAAAAGCGTCCTCCGGCGCCGGTACGGCCGGAACAAAAAAGCCGGCGGCGCGGAAAAAGAAGGAGACGCCGGCGGACTGA